The Streptomyces sp. NBC_00224 genome has a window encoding:
- a CDS encoding ROK family protein, which produces MQTDLVAALDIGGTKIAGALVDADGRLLVRTRRATPAQQDGETVARAVDEVLAELAGSALWGRVTALGIGSAGPVDASNGTVSPVNIPGWRGFPLVARVRAATGGLPVELVGDGVAMTAAEHWLGAARGYDNALCMVVSTGVGGGLVLGGRLHPGPTGNAGHIGHISVDLDGDPCPCGARGCVERIASGPNIARRALEGGWTPGPDGDTSAAAVAAAARAGHPVALASFERAAQALAAGIAATATLTEIEIAVIGGGVAGAGDILFAPLRRALHDYATLSFVQGLKVAPALMGTDAGLVGAAAAASSAPTTPRRAVRAGR; this is translated from the coding sequence ATGCAGACCGACCTCGTCGCCGCGCTCGACATCGGCGGCACCAAGATCGCCGGAGCGCTGGTGGACGCCGACGGCCGACTGCTCGTACGGACCCGGCGGGCGACCCCCGCGCAGCAGGACGGCGAGACGGTGGCGCGAGCCGTCGACGAGGTCCTCGCGGAGCTGGCCGGATCCGCGCTGTGGGGGCGGGTCACGGCGCTCGGCATCGGCAGCGCGGGCCCGGTCGACGCGTCCAACGGGACGGTCAGCCCGGTCAACATCCCCGGCTGGCGCGGGTTTCCGCTGGTGGCGCGGGTACGGGCGGCGACCGGCGGGCTCCCCGTCGAGCTCGTCGGCGACGGGGTGGCGATGACCGCCGCCGAGCACTGGCTGGGCGCGGCCCGAGGCTACGACAACGCGCTGTGCATGGTCGTCTCCACCGGCGTCGGCGGCGGTCTCGTCCTCGGCGGCCGTCTCCACCCGGGCCCCACAGGCAACGCGGGCCACATCGGCCATATCAGCGTCGACCTCGACGGCGACCCCTGTCCGTGCGGCGCGCGCGGCTGTGTGGAGCGGATCGCCAGCGGCCCGAACATCGCCCGCCGCGCGCTGGAGGGCGGCTGGACGCCGGGGCCCGACGGCGACACCTCGGCGGCCGCCGTGGCGGCCGCCGCCCGCGCCGGGCACCCGGTGGCGCTGGCCTCGTTCGAGCGGGCCGCGCAGGCGCTGGCGGCGGGCATCGCGGCGACCGCGACCCTGACGGAGATCGAGATCGCGGTGATCGGCGGGGGAGTGGCCGGAGCGGGCGACATCCTGTTCGCGCCGCTGCGCCGCGCCCTCCACGACTACGCCACGCTCTCCTTCGTCCAGGGCCTCAAGGTCGCCCCCGCCCTGATGGGTACGGACGCGGGCCTGGTCGGCGCCGCGGCCGCCGCGTCCAGCGCTCCGACGACTCCTCGCCGGGCGGTGCGTGCGGGAAGGTAG
- a CDS encoding LacI family DNA-binding transcriptional regulator, translating to MAETARHHEPRYGIRPTMKDVAARAGVGLKTVSRVVNGEAGVTPDTERRVMEAIDALGFRRNDSARVLRKGRTASIGLVLEDLADPFYGPLSRAIEEVARAHGALLINGSSAEDADREQELVLAFCARRVDGLIVIPAGDDHRYLEPEIKAGVATVFVDRPAGRIDADAVLSDSFGGAREGVAHLVAHGHRRIGFIGDQPRIHTATERLRGYRAAMEEAGLPVADAWVALGSTEPERVRAAAESMLSGPDPVTAIFAGNNRVTVTAVRALAGREHPVALVGFDDIELADLLGITVISQDSATLGRTAAERLFRRLDGVDEAPARVVVPTTLIARGSGEIPPPAGS from the coding sequence GTGGCCGAGACCGCCCGCCACCATGAGCCCCGCTACGGCATCCGGCCCACCATGAAGGATGTCGCCGCCCGCGCCGGTGTCGGGCTGAAGACGGTCTCCCGGGTGGTCAACGGCGAGGCCGGGGTCACCCCGGACACCGAGCGCCGCGTCATGGAGGCCATCGACGCCCTGGGGTTCCGCCGCAACGACAGCGCGCGCGTGCTGCGCAAGGGGCGCACCGCCTCCATCGGCCTGGTCCTGGAGGATCTGGCCGACCCGTTCTACGGGCCGCTCAGCCGCGCGATCGAGGAGGTCGCCCGGGCCCACGGGGCACTGCTGATCAACGGCTCCAGCGCCGAGGACGCCGACCGCGAGCAGGAGCTGGTGCTCGCCTTCTGCGCCCGCCGGGTCGACGGGCTGATCGTGATTCCGGCGGGCGACGACCACCGGTATCTGGAGCCCGAGATAAAGGCCGGGGTCGCGACCGTGTTCGTGGACCGGCCGGCCGGGCGGATCGACGCCGACGCGGTGCTCTCCGACAGCTTCGGCGGCGCGCGCGAGGGCGTCGCGCACCTGGTGGCGCACGGCCACCGCAGGATCGGCTTCATCGGCGACCAGCCGCGCATCCACACCGCCACCGAGCGCCTGCGCGGCTACCGGGCGGCGATGGAGGAGGCGGGGCTGCCGGTGGCGGACGCGTGGGTCGCGCTCGGCTCCACCGAGCCGGAGCGCGTGCGCGCGGCCGCCGAGTCGATGCTGAGCGGCCCCGACCCCGTCACCGCGATCTTCGCGGGCAACAACCGGGTGACCGTGACGGCGGTACGGGCCCTGGCGGGCCGGGAGCACCCGGTCGCCCTGGTCGGCTTCGACGACATCGAGCTGGCCGATCTGCTCGGCATCACCGTGATCTCGCAGGACTCCGCGACGCTCGGCCGCACCGCGGCGGAACGGCTCTTCCGCCGCCTCGACGGCGTGGACGAGGCTCCCGCGCGCGTGGTGGTCCCCACCACCCTCATCGCACGCGGCTCGGGCGAGATCCCGCCCCCCGCCGGCAGCTAG